From a single Nostoc sp. MS1 genomic region:
- a CDS encoding cation-translocating P-type ATPase: MIQAIHTNVKGRARYKVKELYRSLSLKAYLERSLINRPEIIDISANISTSNILVFFSPKYNYKQIAYLIDEVILNYRKSSQLVRAKKPGKIVKKKKQIAASKQQKTEAWHLMPANTVLDTFKTSSSGLSNEAAANNLSIYGANVLSQMEVRSSLSILVDQFKSLPVALLGVAAGVSVFTGGLIDAVVILGVVGLNAVIGFATETQSERIIHSLKHQEQTSAWVVRDGKPQEIPTENVVVGDILILKPGSYIAADARLVAADNLSIDESALTGESLPISKNTASLTGEDVPLGDRLNMIYRGTYITGGQGLAAVVATGQFTEMGHIQTLVGTANVTETPLARQLDEVGGQLVIIGMGLCGLVFGMGLLRGYGIVQMLKSSISLAVAAVPEGLPTIATTTLALGIRDMRRNNVLVRSLSAVEALGSVQTICMDKTGTITENKMSVVEIHTNSREIKVVDGQFIAGQENINPYMYDELLKLIHVSVLCNETQVSKTEGEYVVTGSATENALIYMSIAAGVDAVSLRDKYPLLQTNLRSENRNIMSTIHETHNGHKLVAVKGSPGEVAQMCQGWMKDGQVAPLTDEDRQFLEIENDRMAGKALRVLGVAYNHIDESHNGNHEADLIWLGLVGMADPIRRGAKELIADFHHAGINTVMITGDQSPTAYAIAKELELNRSPQLEILDSTNLNNLTPEALTALSDKVDVFARISPSNKLQIVQALQGAGKVVAMTGDGINDAPALKAAQVGVAMGKGGTDVAREVADIVLEDDRLETMIIAVSRGRTIYNNIRKSVHFLLATNLSEIIVMTTATAAGIGEPLNAIQLLWLNLVTDIFPGLSLAMEAPEPDVLSQPPRNPQDSIIKKSDFGRITFESATISAGTLAAYGYGLLKYGISPQASTLAFMSLTTAQLLHTISSRSEKHSIFSQEKLPKNPYLTAAVTGSFALQLVAVAVPPLRNLLKITSIGLVDGAVIGGSALLPLVVNEGSKTIQNSKFKIQKKR; this comes from the coding sequence GTGATTCAAGCAATACATACTAATGTCAAAGGGAGAGCTAGATATAAGGTAAAAGAACTTTATCGTTCCCTATCTCTAAAAGCATATTTGGAGCGATCGCTCATCAATAGACCGGAAATTATTGATATTTCAGCTAACATTTCTACAAGCAATATCTTGGTATTTTTCTCGCCAAAATATAATTACAAGCAAATTGCTTATTTAATTGATGAAGTTATATTAAATTATCGCAAGAGCAGTCAGCTAGTTAGGGCGAAAAAGCCAGGGAAAATTGTTAAGAAGAAGAAACAAATCGCTGCTAGTAAACAGCAAAAAACGGAAGCTTGGCATTTAATGCCAGCAAACACTGTTTTAGATACCTTTAAAACCTCTTCATCAGGACTATCTAATGAGGCGGCTGCCAATAATTTAAGTATATACGGGGCAAATGTACTTTCCCAGATGGAGGTGCGTTCTAGTTTAAGTATCTTAGTTGACCAGTTCAAATCTCTACCCGTGGCTTTGCTGGGTGTGGCGGCTGGGGTTTCGGTATTTACTGGAGGATTGATTGATGCTGTGGTAATTTTGGGTGTGGTAGGGTTGAATGCTGTCATTGGCTTCGCTACGGAAACTCAGTCAGAACGCATCATTCATTCTTTGAAGCATCAAGAACAAACTTCTGCTTGGGTGGTACGGGATGGGAAGCCACAGGAAATTCCTACAGAAAATGTAGTGGTGGGAGATATTTTAATTCTCAAACCGGGTAGTTATATAGCCGCAGATGCCAGACTGGTTGCGGCAGATAATTTAAGTATTGATGAATCGGCTTTAACTGGCGAGAGTCTGCCTATTAGTAAGAATACTGCATCTTTGACTGGGGAAGATGTACCTTTAGGCGATCGCTTAAATATGATCTACAGGGGAACCTACATCACCGGGGGTCAAGGACTGGCGGCGGTTGTAGCTACTGGTCAATTCACGGAGATGGGTCATATCCAAACCCTAGTAGGTACAGCCAATGTTACAGAAACACCCCTGGCCAGACAATTAGATGAGGTAGGTGGTCAACTCGTAATTATTGGCATGGGTCTTTGCGGGTTGGTGTTTGGTATGGGACTACTGCGGGGATATGGAATAGTGCAGATGTTGAAGTCATCCATATCTTTAGCGGTGGCGGCTGTTCCTGAAGGTTTACCAACAATTGCCACCACAACCTTAGCTTTGGGTATCCGCGATATGCGGCGGAATAACGTCCTGGTACGTAGTTTGAGTGCGGTGGAAGCTTTGGGTTCCGTGCAGACAATTTGCATGGATAAGACTGGGACAATTACGGAAAATAAAATGTCGGTGGTGGAAATTCACACCAACTCGCGGGAAATTAAAGTAGTCGATGGTCAGTTCATCGCTGGGCAGGAAAATATCAACCCCTATATGTACGATGAACTGTTAAAGCTGATTCATGTCTCAGTTTTGTGTAATGAAACCCAAGTCAGTAAGACCGAGGGTGAGTATGTAGTTACAGGTTCGGCGACAGAAAACGCCTTAATTTACATGAGTATTGCGGCTGGGGTAGATGCAGTTTCTTTACGAGATAAGTATCCCTTACTACAAACGAACCTGCGATCGGAAAATCGCAATATTATGAGTACCATCCATGAAACTCATAATGGACATAAATTAGTTGCTGTGAAGGGTAGCCCTGGTGAAGTGGCGCAGATGTGCCAAGGGTGGATGAAGGATGGTCAAGTCGCCCCTTTAACCGACGAAGACCGCCAATTTTTGGAAATTGAAAATGACCGCATGGCGGGTAAGGCGTTGCGGGTGTTGGGTGTCGCTTACAACCATATAGATGAATCTCACAACGGCAACCATGAAGCAGACTTGATTTGGTTGGGTTTGGTAGGGATGGCCGATCCCATTAGAAGGGGGGCAAAGGAATTAATTGCCGACTTCCACCATGCGGGGATCAATACAGTCATGATTACTGGGGATCAAAGTCCTACAGCTTATGCGATCGCAAAAGAATTAGAATTAAATCGATCGCCTCAATTAGAAATCCTCGACTCCACCAACCTCAACAACCTCACCCCCGAAGCCTTAACTGCCCTCAGCGATAAGGTAGATGTATTTGCCCGCATCAGTCCCAGCAACAAACTCCAAATCGTCCAAGCTTTACAAGGTGCGGGTAAAGTTGTCGCTATGACTGGCGATGGTATTAACGATGCCCCTGCTTTGAAAGCTGCCCAAGTTGGTGTGGCGATGGGTAAGGGGGGAACCGATGTCGCCCGTGAAGTAGCAGATATTGTTTTAGAAGATGACCGACTAGAAACAATGATTATTGCTGTGAGTCGGGGAAGGACAATTTACAACAACATTCGTAAGTCGGTGCATTTTCTGTTGGCGACAAACTTAAGTGAAATCATCGTCATGACTACCGCCACAGCCGCAGGTATTGGCGAACCCCTAAATGCCATTCAACTACTCTGGCTAAATTTAGTTACAGATATTTTCCCTGGCTTATCCCTAGCAATGGAAGCGCCGGAACCAGATGTCTTAAGTCAACCACCCCGCAACCCCCAAGACTCGATAATTAAGAAGTCAGATTTCGGCCGCATTACCTTTGAGTCAGCCACTATATCTGCCGGCACTCTAGCCGCATACGGTTACGGCCTCCTCAAATATGGTATCAGTCCCCAAGCTAGCACCCTGGCTTTCATGAGTCTGACAACCGCCCAACTCCTACATACAATTAGCAGCCGTTCCGAAAAACACAGCATATTTAGTCAAGAAAAACTTCCCAAGAACCCCTACTTAACTGCGGCGGTGACTGGTTCTTTTGCCTTGCAATTAGTAGCTGTAGCTGTTCCACCGCTAAGAAATCTGTTGAAGATTACCTCTATTGGTCTAGTAGATGGTGCAGTTATTGGTGGTAGTGCTTTGTTACCTCTAGTTGTGAATGAAGGAAGTAAGACAATTCAAAATTCAAAATTCAAAATTCAAAAAAAAAGATGA
- a CDS encoding peptidoglycan-binding protein, giving the protein MSIMTEKISQKFPEEQPTLKQGDTGEAVKELQRLLSKYYCYSGPIDGVLDLETVGGVILFQYRVFLLDTGIVEYKTWLSLYAGGATNLPIIQYGSQSELVRLLQQRLHLTGYYTGLLDGYFGLITEAAVKSFQLRNNLKVDGVVGDRTWFAISNAPIFNG; this is encoded by the coding sequence ATGAGCATTATGACAGAGAAAATTAGTCAAAAATTTCCTGAAGAGCAACCAACTCTCAAACAAGGTGATACAGGCGAAGCAGTAAAAGAATTACAACGGCTTTTAAGCAAGTACTATTGTTATTCTGGGCCTATCGATGGGGTGTTAGATTTGGAGACTGTTGGGGGTGTAATCTTATTTCAATATCGCGTTTTTCTGCTAGATACTGGGATCGTAGAGTATAAAACTTGGCTTTCATTATACGCAGGCGGGGCGACTAATTTACCGATAATTCAATATGGAAGCCAAAGTGAACTGGTGAGATTACTGCAACAAAGATTACATCTTACTGGATACTATACAGGATTGCTTGATGGATATTTCGGTTTAATTACAGAAGCAGCCGTGAAATCTTTTCAATTGCGTAATAATTTAAAGGTTGATGGTGTTGTGGGGGATCGCACTTGGTTTGCTATTAGCAATGCACCTATTTTTAACGGTTAA
- a CDS encoding aldehyde dehydrogenase family protein encodes MVTAKEPKQQVKVGPTRLLINNEWVESVSGRRFETINPATGDVICDVAEADAADVDKAVKAARAAFNGEWSKISATRRGDLLYKLADLIEQNIDELARLETLDNGKPLQDSLGDLSLVIACYRYYAGWADKVQGKTIPINGPYFCYTRHEPMGVVGQIIPWNFPLLMQAWKLAPALATGNVVVMKTAEQTPLSALRVGELIVEAGFPPGVVNILSGYGPTAGAAISHHMDVDKVAFTGSTEVGHLIMEAAAKTNLKRVTLELGGKSPNIVFADADFDEAIAGAHDAIFFNQGQCCCAGSRLFVEEKCYDEFVARTVEQAKKRVVGDPFDANTQQGPQVDKEQFDRVMGYIEAGMRDGAQILCGGNRVGERGFFIAPTVFADVRDEMKIAQEEIFGPVMSIIKFKDIDEVIQRANTTMYGLAAAVWTKDITKAYAIANNVRAGTVWVNCYDVFDAAAPFGGFKQSGIGRELGEYGLQQYTEVKTVTIKL; translated from the coding sequence ATGGTTACAGCGAAGGAACCAAAACAACAGGTGAAAGTCGGCCCAACCAGACTGCTAATTAACAATGAGTGGGTAGAGAGTGTTAGCGGTCGAAGATTTGAGACGATTAACCCAGCTACAGGCGATGTCATATGCGATGTGGCGGAAGCAGATGCGGCGGATGTGGATAAGGCTGTAAAAGCAGCCCGTGCTGCTTTCAATGGAGAATGGTCGAAGATATCTGCTACCAGACGGGGTGATTTGCTTTATAAGTTAGCAGATTTAATTGAACAGAATATTGATGAGTTGGCGCGGTTAGAAACTCTAGACAACGGTAAACCTTTACAAGATTCTTTGGGTGATTTATCTTTAGTCATCGCCTGCTATCGTTACTACGCAGGTTGGGCAGATAAGGTACAAGGAAAGACCATCCCCATTAATGGGCCTTATTTCTGTTACACTCGTCACGAACCGATGGGTGTAGTTGGGCAAATTATCCCTTGGAATTTCCCTTTGTTAATGCAGGCGTGGAAGTTAGCCCCAGCTTTAGCCACGGGTAATGTTGTGGTGATGAAAACAGCCGAACAAACTCCACTATCTGCCTTACGGGTGGGAGAGTTGATTGTGGAAGCTGGTTTCCCTCCTGGGGTGGTGAATATTTTATCAGGATACGGGCCAACGGCTGGGGCGGCAATATCGCATCACATGGATGTAGATAAGGTGGCGTTCACTGGTTCGACTGAGGTGGGACATCTGATTATGGAAGCCGCCGCGAAAACTAACCTGAAGCGAGTAACTTTGGAGTTGGGTGGTAAGAGTCCCAACATTGTGTTTGCTGACGCTGACTTTGATGAAGCGATCGCCGGCGCTCACGATGCGATATTCTTTAACCAAGGTCAATGTTGCTGTGCAGGTTCGCGGCTATTTGTGGAGGAGAAATGTTATGACGAGTTTGTCGCTAGAACTGTAGAACAAGCTAAGAAGCGTGTAGTTGGTGATCCCTTCGATGCCAATACCCAACAAGGGCCGCAGGTAGATAAGGAACAATTCGACCGGGTGATGGGTTATATCGAGGCGGGGATGCGAGATGGCGCACAGATTTTATGTGGGGGAAATCGCGTCGGGGAACGGGGCTTTTTTATCGCTCCCACAGTGTTCGCTGATGTACGCGATGAGATGAAAATTGCCCAAGAGGAAATTTTCGGCCCGGTGATGAGTATTATCAAGTTCAAAGACATTGATGAGGTCATACAACGGGCAAACACTACCATGTATGGCCTTGCAGCCGCAGTCTGGACAAAGGATATCACCAAAGCTTATGCGATCGCTAACAATGTCCGCGCGGGTACTGTATGGGTAAACTGTTACGACGTATTCGATGCGGCTGCACCTTTTGGTGGGTTCAAGCAGTCTGGTATTGGTCGAGAATTAGGAGAATATGGGTTGCAGCAGTACACGGAAGTTAAGACTGTGACTATTAAGTTGTAA
- the metK gene encoding methionine adenosyltransferase: MKKDFMFTSESVTEGHPDKLCDQISDAIVDRFLQQDPYARVITECAASTGIVFIAARFEPNTNVDFTNIARQVIDQVGYEQMEFNGKNCSILTSLKELPSDPYHLFDEQKLSDAQIEQITVTNQATVFGFACHQTPVLMPLPIWLAHKLAKRLTQVKRQNILSYLTPDGKTQVGVEYKNRRPYRIHSITVIASQNKVGKPDLKQLQDDIRETVIYPVFADEAIQPDEKTRIFINPDGAFIVGGPAVHSGLTGRKNAIDTYGEYSKHSGSALSGKDPIRIDRVGAYVARYAAKNVVAANLADECEVQLSYSIGLSRPVSVQVETFGTGKISDEDITILLEKHFDFRLAGILKEFNLRHLPSLIKGGFYRKLAAYGHVGRQDIDLPWETVDKVGVF, translated from the coding sequence ATGAAAAAAGATTTCATGTTTACATCTGAATCAGTCACAGAGGGGCATCCTGATAAACTGTGTGATCAGATTAGTGATGCGATCGTTGATAGATTTTTACAACAAGACCCCTACGCTAGAGTCATTACTGAATGCGCTGCATCTACTGGCATCGTGTTTATCGCCGCCAGATTTGAACCTAATACTAATGTCGATTTTACCAACATAGCCAGACAGGTAATTGACCAAGTTGGTTATGAACAGATGGAGTTCAATGGGAAAAACTGTAGCATCTTGACTAGCTTAAAGGAATTACCGTCTGACCCCTATCATCTATTCGATGAACAAAAATTATCTGATGCCCAAATAGAACAAATTACCGTCACCAACCAAGCAACGGTGTTCGGTTTCGCTTGTCATCAAACACCTGTCCTCATGCCGTTACCCATATGGTTAGCACACAAACTAGCTAAACGACTCACCCAGGTGAAGCGACAAAATATTTTGAGTTACCTGACTCCCGATGGTAAAACCCAAGTGGGAGTGGAATATAAAAATCGTCGTCCCTATCGCATCCATAGTATTACAGTCATCGCCAGTCAAAATAAAGTTGGCAAGCCAGATTTAAAGCAATTACAGGATGATATTCGAGAGACTGTGATTTATCCTGTGTTTGCTGATGAAGCAATTCAACCAGATGAAAAAACGAGAATATTTATTAACCCCGATGGTGCTTTTATTGTTGGCGGCCCGGCGGTACATTCTGGTTTAACTGGCAGAAAAAATGCGATAGATACCTACGGTGAATATTCTAAGCACAGTGGTTCGGCTTTAAGTGGTAAAGACCCCATCAGAATAGATAGGGTGGGTGCTTATGTTGCCCGTTATGCTGCGAAAAATGTTGTAGCTGCAAATCTCGCTGATGAATGTGAGGTGCAGTTGAGTTATTCTATCGGTCTTTCTCGACCTGTGAGTGTGCAAGTAGAAACTTTTGGTACGGGGAAGATATCGGATGAGGATATCACGATTTTATTAGAAAAGCATTTTGATTTTCGTTTGGCGGGGATACTTAAGGAGTTTAATTTGAGGCATTTACCATCATTAATTAAGGGTGGTTTTTACAGGAAACTTGCTGCTTATGGTCATGTGGGAAGGCAGGATATAGATTTACCTTGGGAGACAGTGGATAAGGTGGGTGTGTTTTGA
- a CDS encoding pyridoxamine 5'-phosphate oxidase family protein → MTISTDRNQQIQQLQQLIQDIDYVMLTTIDDDGSLHSRPMYFNGDIDTNGTLWFFSSASSHKTLEVENRQQVSVNFSSPNQQRFVSISGTAELVKDRQKLEEEWQPELETWFPQGLNEPDIALLKVNINRVDYWENESNFHAKTISL, encoded by the coding sequence ATGACAATTTCTACAGACCGCAATCAACAAATTCAACAGTTGCAACAACTAATTCAAGACATCGATTATGTCATGCTAACTACCATTGATGATGATGGCAGTTTACACAGTCGCCCAATGTACTTTAATGGTGATATTGACACCAATGGCACACTCTGGTTTTTCTCATCTGCTAGTTCTCACAAAACCTTGGAAGTAGAAAACCGTCAACAGGTGAGTGTTAACTTTTCATCCCCAAATCAGCAGCGATTTGTATCTATATCAGGTACAGCAGAATTAGTAAAAGACCGTCAAAAACTTGAAGAAGAATGGCAGCCTGAATTAGAAACTTGGTTTCCCCAAGGATTAAATGAACCCGATATTGCTTTACTCAAAGTGAACATCAATAGAGTAGATTATTGGGAGAATGAATCCAATTTTCATGCCAAAACAATTAGTCTATAA